A genomic segment from Gilvibacter sp. SZ-19 encodes:
- a CDS encoding glycine--tRNA ligase, with protein MAQNDDQFKRVISHAKEYGYIFGSSEIYDGLSAVYDYAQNGVELKKNIRDYWWKSMVYMHQNIVGIDAAILMHPTTWKASGHVDAFNDPLIDNKDSKKRYRADVLIEDYCEKLNQKAQKEIAKARKRFGDSFDEQQFVETNPRVIKYQTQQKEILERMARSLDKEDLADVKALIEELEIADPVSGSKNWTDVKQFNLMFGTKLGASAESATDLYLRPETAQGIFVNFLNVQKTGRMKIPFGIAQTGKAFRNEIVARQFIFRMREFEQMEMQFFVRPGEELKWYEYWKETRLKWHLSLGMGADNYRFHDHEKLAHYANAAADIEFNFPFGFKELEGIHSRTDFDLKAHEEHSGKKLQFFDPELGESYVPYVVETSIGLDRMFLAVLSHSLEEEQLEDGNSRTVLKLPAVLAPVKAAVLPLVKKDGLPELAQSIIDELQWEFNVLYDEKDAVGRRYRRQDALGTPFCITVDHQSLEDKTVTIRHRDSMEQERVAIADLGSIISEAVAIKTWLNK; from the coding sequence ATGGCACAAAACGACGATCAATTCAAGCGCGTCATATCGCACGCAAAAGAATACGGATATATCTTTGGATCCAGTGAGATCTATGACGGCCTTAGCGCTGTTTACGACTACGCTCAGAACGGGGTAGAGTTAAAAAAGAACATCCGCGACTACTGGTGGAAATCTATGGTGTATATGCACCAGAATATTGTAGGGATAGACGCTGCTATCCTTATGCATCCAACCACCTGGAAAGCTTCTGGGCACGTAGATGCTTTTAACGACCCACTGATAGACAACAAGGATTCCAAAAAGCGTTATCGTGCCGATGTGCTCATTGAGGATTATTGCGAGAAGCTCAATCAGAAAGCGCAAAAAGAGATCGCGAAGGCGCGCAAGCGTTTTGGAGACAGCTTTGACGAGCAGCAATTTGTGGAAACCAATCCACGGGTCATTAAATACCAAACCCAGCAAAAGGAGATCTTGGAACGCATGGCGCGTTCTTTAGACAAAGAAGACCTGGCCGATGTCAAAGCTTTGATCGAAGAGTTAGAGATCGCAGATCCTGTTTCTGGATCTAAGAATTGGACCGATGTGAAGCAGTTCAACCTTATGTTTGGGACTAAACTCGGAGCCTCTGCCGAATCTGCAACCGATCTTTATCTGCGTCCGGAAACCGCACAGGGAATCTTTGTGAATTTCTTGAACGTTCAGAAGACCGGTCGCATGAAGATCCCATTTGGAATTGCCCAAACCGGAAAAGCCTTTAGAAACGAGATCGTGGCGCGACAGTTCATCTTTAGAATGCGAGAATTCGAGCAGATGGAAATGCAATTTTTTGTGCGACCAGGCGAAGAACTCAAGTGGTACGAATACTGGAAAGAGACCCGACTTAAATGGCATTTGTCATTGGGTATGGGTGCCGACAATTACCGTTTCCACGATCATGAGAAATTGGCGCATTACGCCAATGCAGCAGCAGATATTGAGTTCAACTTCCCTTTCGGATTCAAGGAATTAGAAGGAATACACTCCAGAACTGACTTTGACCTCAAAGCACACGAAGAACACTCGGGCAAGAAACTTCAGTTCTTTGACCCAGAACTGGGTGAAAGTTATGTACCTTATGTGGTGGAGACCTCTATTGGTCTTGATCGTATGTTCTTGGCAGTGCTCTCTCACAGTTTAGAAGAAGAGCAACTAGAAGACGGTAACTCACGTACAGTGCTAAAATTGCCGGCGGTCTTGGCTCCGGTTAAAGCGGCAGTACTTCCGTTAGTAAAGAAAGACGGATTACCAGAATTGGCGCAGTCTATAATCGACGAGCTGCAATGGGAGTTCAATGTGCTGTATGACGAAAAGGATGCGGTAGGAAGAAGATACCGAAGACAAGATGCCCTGGGTACTCCTTTCTGTATCACCGTAGATCACCAATCCCTAGAAGACAAAACGGTGACTATCAGACATCGTGATTCTATGGAGCAGGAACGTGTTGCCATTGCTGATCTGGGTAGTATCATCTCAGAAGCAGTAGCGATCAAAACTTGGTTAAACAAGTAA
- a CDS encoding GEVED domain-containing protein, translating to MRLKNYLSVLMLLLGVLTLQAQQGPISIGTVDKMTYVEPLASRSSLIPATNVAKEAQDGRIRSSWIKSVPGKGFGYDPNAQTRDPYSVAGMIPTRGTGFSFTSAFTSSSPTDPAGAIGPNHYFAVFNTGFRIFEKDGTPLTGQLSPLNIFPDPGCCDLTVSYDNDADRWVVTFLGAGAQIAVSDGPDPLTAGWFVYEVSTINDYQKLSVWSDGYYITDNISSPSLRITALERDAMLAGDPGAQILSFGLPGIATNGFYSPQAFNISNDNFPATGSAPIVFLQDDAFAGVDPGNDHIGLWEIDVNWASPGSSTVSAKQEIPLDPFTSVFDGGSFSNLPQPGGGAVIDAIQSTIMNQAQFRKFPTYNSAVFNFVEDADPTSGKLAAIRWVELRQDGDGQPWSLFQEGTYIAPDGKHAWMGSMIMDNAGNIGMGYMGMSGPTTPTTVRVSSYYTGRFSTDAPGEMTVAETLIEPGVGNLPNFRAGDYSKIDVDPADDQTFYFVNEQVISGGRANIVGVFKLAPDLDNDTGVIAIVQPDSGTLSSTETVEVVVRNFGLVEQTNVPVSFNVDGGTDVTEIVAGPIPPSSNVTYTFTATADLGTIGTTYVINASTALAGDEFAANDGISKEVTYLEANDVGVTALNSPSSGSGLTAAETVTVTITNFGGETQTTIPVSFAIDGGTPVSETYTGSIASGESDTYTFTATADLSALATYEFVVGTSLAGDADTSNDAITVEVENTVCQPEGNCEGFGDGVTMLQLADQDIIVDCNSTGYADNTDIVFTFMLEDNPYDGVLQMGWPDSSYAMWIDWNDNFVFEPTEIVESGSVATADTDFPFNIDLSVFPGLTTGEHLMRVRGEDTSGDGNVLDPCDDLQFGRTNDYTANVTGVLGVDEQGIADADLIISSSDQKVFQVTLSNPQITSDLNIQVHNVMGQKILSNMIANQGGTFTYTLDMSYVSSGVYLVRVGNANYGKVKRIIVK from the coding sequence ATGAGACTGAAAAATTATCTTTCGGTGCTAATGTTGTTGCTCGGTGTGCTAACACTTCAAGCGCAACAAGGCCCGATATCAATTGGGACAGTTGACAAGATGACCTATGTAGAGCCACTTGCTTCTCGCTCCTCTCTAATTCCGGCGACTAATGTTGCTAAAGAAGCTCAAGACGGGCGTATTCGTTCCAGCTGGATCAAATCTGTACCGGGAAAAGGCTTTGGGTATGACCCGAATGCACAAACAAGAGACCCTTATTCTGTAGCAGGGATGATCCCAACTCGCGGAACTGGTTTTTCTTTTACTTCTGCTTTCACTTCTTCTTCGCCAACGGATCCTGCCGGAGCTATTGGACCTAATCACTATTTCGCAGTATTCAACACTGGATTTAGAATTTTCGAGAAGGACGGAACACCGCTTACAGGGCAACTTTCGCCGCTTAACATTTTTCCAGATCCAGGATGTTGTGACCTTACTGTTTCTTATGACAACGATGCAGATCGCTGGGTAGTAACATTCTTAGGTGCGGGAGCTCAGATCGCCGTTTCGGATGGGCCAGACCCATTAACTGCCGGTTGGTTTGTTTACGAGGTTTCTACCATTAATGATTATCAGAAACTTTCTGTATGGAGCGATGGTTATTACATTACAGACAATATTTCTTCACCAAGTTTGCGTATAACTGCTCTTGAGCGTGATGCAATGCTTGCAGGAGATCCAGGGGCTCAGATCCTATCATTTGGATTACCAGGAATTGCTACCAATGGTTTCTACAGCCCTCAGGCTTTCAACATTTCAAACGACAACTTTCCTGCTACAGGATCTGCTCCTATCGTTTTCTTACAGGATGATGCCTTTGCTGGCGTTGATCCAGGAAATGACCACATCGGACTTTGGGAAATTGATGTGAACTGGGCAAGCCCAGGTAGTTCTACTGTATCTGCGAAACAAGAGATTCCTCTAGATCCATTTACTTCAGTTTTTGATGGAGGATCTTTCTCTAACTTGCCGCAACCAGGTGGTGGAGCTGTGATCGATGCGATCCAATCAACTATTATGAATCAGGCACAGTTCCGCAAGTTTCCAACGTATAATTCTGCGGTATTCAACTTTGTAGAAGATGCTGACCCAACTTCCGGCAAGCTCGCTGCTATTCGTTGGGTAGAATTGCGTCAGGATGGCGATGGACAACCATGGTCTTTGTTCCAAGAAGGAACTTATATCGCACCAGACGGAAAGCACGCCTGGATGGGATCTATGATCATGGATAATGCCGGTAATATCGGTATGGGTTATATGGGTATGTCAGGACCAACTACTCCAACTACTGTTCGTGTAAGTTCTTACTATACCGGACGTTTTTCTACGGATGCCCCTGGCGAAATGACCGTGGCAGAGACTTTGATCGAGCCTGGAGTGGGGAACCTTCCAAACTTCCGCGCGGGAGACTATAGCAAGATCGATGTGGACCCTGCAGACGATCAAACCTTCTACTTTGTTAATGAGCAAGTGATCTCTGGAGGTCGTGCTAACATCGTAGGAGTATTCAAATTAGCGCCAGACCTAGACAATGATACTGGGGTGATCGCTATAGTACAACCAGACAGTGGAACACTTTCTTCTACAGAAACTGTAGAGGTAGTTGTTCGTAACTTCGGATTGGTTGAGCAAACTAACGTACCTGTTTCTTTCAACGTAGATGGAGGAACCGATGTGACAGAGATCGTTGCTGGGCCAATTCCACCTTCAAGTAATGTGACCTATACCTTTACTGCTACTGCAGACCTTGGTACTATAGGAACTACTTACGTAATTAACGCGAGCACTGCTCTTGCTGGAGATGAGTTTGCTGCAAACGACGGTATTTCTAAAGAAGTGACCTACCTAGAGGCTAATGATGTAGGTGTAACTGCACTTAACAGTCCTTCTTCTGGATCTGGTCTAACTGCTGCAGAGACGGTAACAGTTACTATCACTAACTTCGGAGGCGAGACGCAAACGACTATTCCAGTTTCTTTTGCTATAGATGGAGGTACTCCAGTTTCTGAAACTTACACAGGTTCTATTGCCAGTGGTGAATCAGACACTTATACTTTTACAGCAACAGCGGACCTTTCTGCACTTGCCACTTACGAGTTTGTAGTAGGAACTTCACTTGCTGGAGATGCTGACACTTCTAACGATGCAATAACTGTTGAGGTAGAGAACACTGTTTGCCAGCCAGAAGGTAACTGCGAAGGCTTTGGCGATGGGGTAACCATGCTACAGCTTGCAGATCAGGATATCATTGTAGATTGTAACTCTACCGGATACGCTGACAATACGGATATCGTATTTACTTTCATGCTAGAGGACAATCCCTACGATGGAGTGCTTCAGATGGGATGGCCAGATTCTTCTTATGCGATGTGGATCGACTGGAACGACAACTTTGTTTTCGAACCTACCGAGATCGTAGAGTCCGGAAGTGTTGCTACAGCCGATACAGACTTCCCTTTCAACATTGACCTATCTGTATTCCCTGGTCTAACTACCGGAGAGCACCTTATGCGTGTTCGTGGAGAGGACACTAGTGGAGATGGTAATGTATTAGATCCTTGTGATGACTTGCAATTTGGTCGTACCAACGATTACACTGCTAATGTTACCGGTGTTCTTGGTGTGGACGAGCAAGGAATTGCCGATGCTGACTTGATCATCAGTAGCTCAGATCAGAAGGTTTTCCAAGTTACTTTGAGTAACCCACAAATTACTTCAGACCTTAACATTCAGGTACACAACGTAATGGGACAAAAGATCCTTTCTAACATGATCGCGAATCAAGGAGGGACTTTCACTTATACGCTAGACATGTCTTATGTTTCTAGTGGAGTTTATCTTGTACGTGTTGGTAACGCCAACTACGGAAAAGTTAAGCGAATCATAGTTAAGTAA